A stretch of the Pongo pygmaeus isolate AG05252 chromosome 16, NHGRI_mPonPyg2-v2.0_pri, whole genome shotgun sequence genome encodes the following:
- the CILP gene encoding cartilage intermediate layer protein 1, translating into MVGTKACVFSFLVLEVTSVLGRQTMLTQSVRRVQPEKRNPSIFAKPADTLESPGEWTTWFNIDYPGGKGDYERLDAIRFYYGDRVCARPLRLEARTTDWTPAGSTGQVVHGSPREGFWCLNREQRPGQNCSNYTVRFLCPPGSLRRDTERIWSPWSPWSKCSAACGQTGVQTRTRTCLAEMVSLCSEATEEGQHCMGQDCTACDLTCPMGQVNADCDACMCQDFILHGAVSLPGGAPASGATVYLLTKTPKLLTQTDSDGRFRIPGLCPDGKSILKITKVKFAPIVLTMPKTSLKAATIKAEFVRAETPYMVMNPETKARRAGQSVSLCCKATGKPSPDKYFWYHNDTLLDPSLYKHESKLVLRKLQQHQAGEYFCKAQSDAGAVKSKVAQLIVIAPDETPCNPVPESYLIRLPHDCFQNATNSFYYDVGHCPVKTCAGQQDNGIRCRDAVQNCCGISKTEEREIQCSGYTLPTKVAKECSCQRCTETRSIVRGRVSAADNGEPMRFGHVYMGNSRVSMTGYKGTFTLHVPQETERLVLTFVDRLQKFVNTTKVLPFNRKGSAVFHEIKMLRRKEPITLEAMETNIIPLGEVVGEDPMAELEIPSRSFYRQNGEPYTGKVKASVTFLDPRNISTATAAQSDLNFINDEGDTFPLRTYGMFSVDFRDEVTSEPLNAGKVKVHLDSTQVKMPEHISTVKLWSLNPDTGLWEEEADFKFENQKRNKREDRTFLVGNMEIRERRLFNLDVPESRRCFVKVRAYRSERFLPSEQIQGVVISVINLEPRTGFLSNPRAWGRFDSVITGPNGACVPAFCDDQSPDAYSAYVLASLAGEELQAVESSPKFNPNAIGVPQPYLNKLNYRRTDHEDPRVKKTAFQISMAKPRPNSAEESNGPIYAFENLRACEEAPPSAAHFRFYQIEGDRYDYNTVPFNEYDPMSWTEDYLAWWPKPMEFRACYIKVKIVGPLEVNVRSRNMGGTHRRTVGKLYGIRDVRSTRDRDQPNVSAACLEFKCSGMLYDQDRVDRTLVKVIPQGSCRRASVNPMLHEYLVNHLPLAVNNNTSEYTMLAPLDPLGHNYGIYTVTDQDPRTAKEIALGRCFDGTSDGSSRIMKSNVGVALTFNCVERQVGRQSAFQYLQSTPAQSPAAGTVQGRVPSRRQQRASGVASASVEWWPL; encoded by the exons ATGGTGGGGACCAAGGCCTGCGTGTTCTCCTTCCTGGTCCTGGAAGTCACATCTGTGTTGG GGAGACAGACAATGCTCACCCAGTCAGTAAGAAGAGTCCAGCCTGAGAAGAGGAACCCCAGCATCTTTGCCAAGCCTGCCGACACCCTGGAGA GCCCTGGTGAGTGGACAACGTGGTTCAACATCGACTACCCAGGCGGGAAGGGCGACTATGAGCGGCTGGATGCCATTCGCTTCTACTATGGGGACCGTGTATGTGCCCGTCCCCTGCGGCTAGAGGCTCGGACCACTGACTGGACACCTGCGGGCAGCACTGGCCAGGTGGTCCATGGTAGTCCCCGTGAGGGTTTCTGGTGCCTCAACAGGGAGCAGCGGCCTGGCCAGAACTGCTCTAATTACACCGTACGCTTCCTCTGCCCACCAG GATCCCTGCGCCGAGACACGGAGCGCATCTGGAGTCCATGGTCTCCCTGGAGCAAGTGCTCAGCTGCCTGTGGTCAGACTGGGGTCCAGACTCGCACACGCACTTGCTTGGCAGAGATGGTGTCGCTGTGCAGTGAGGCCACTGAAGAGGGTCAGCACTGCATGGGCCAGGACTGTACAG CCTGTGACCTGACCTGCCCGATGGGCCAGGTAAATGCTGACTGTGATGCCTGCATGTGCCAGGACTTCATCCTTCATGGGGCTGTCTCCCTTCCCGGAGGTGCCCCAGCCTCAGGGGCCACCGTCTACCTGCTGACCAAGACGCCGAAGCTGCTGACCCAGACAGACAGTGATGGAAGATTCCGAATCCCTGGCTTGTGCCCTGATGGCAAAAGCATCCTGAAGATCACAAAGGTCAAGTTTGCCCCCATTGTACTCACAATGCCCAAGACTAGCCTGAAGGCAGCCACCATCAAGGCAGAGTTTGTGAGGGCAG AGACTCCATACATGGTGATGAACCCTGAGACAAAAGCACGGAGAGCTGGGCAGAGCGTGTCCCTCTGCTGTAAGGCCACAGGGAAGCCCAGTCCGGATAAGTATTTTTG GTATCATAATGACACATTGCTGGATCCTTCCCTCTACAAGCATGAGAGCAAGCTGGTGCTGAGGAAACTGCAGCAGCACCAGGCTGGGGAGTACTTTTGCAAGGCCCAGAGTGATGCCGGGGCTGTGAAGTCCAAGGTTGCCCAGCTGATTGTCATAG CACCTGATGAGACTCCTTGCAACCCAGTTCCTGAGAGCTATCTTATCCGGCTGCCTCATGATTGCTTTCAGAATGCCACCAACTCCTTCTACTATGACGTGGGACACTGCCCTGTCAAGACCTGTGCAGGGCAGCAGGATAATGGGATCAGGTGCCGTGATGCTGTGCAGAACTGCTGTGGCATCTCCAAGACAGAGGAGAGGGAGATCCAGTGCAGTGGCTACACGCTACCCACCAAGGTGGCCAAGGAGTGCAGCTGCCAGCGGTGTACGGAAACTCGGAGCATCGTGCGGGGCCGTGTCAGTGCTGCTGACAATGGGGAGCCCATGCGCTTTGGCCATGTGTACATGGGGAACAGCCGTGTAAGCATGACTGGCTACAAGGGCACTTTCACCCTCCATGTCCCCCAGGAAACTGAGAGGCTGGTGCTCACATTTGTGGACAGGCTGCAGAAGTTCGTCAACACCACCAAAGTGCTACCTTTCAACAGGAAGGGGAGTGCCGTGTTCCATGAAATCAAGATGCTTCGTCGGAAAGAGCCCATCACTTTGGAAGCCATGGAGACCAACATCATCCCCCTGGGGGAAGTGGTTGGTGAAGACCCCATGGCTGAACTGGAAATTCCATCCAGGAGTTTCTACAGGCAGAATGGGGAGCCCTACACAGGAAAAGTGAAGGCCAGTGTGACCTTCCTGGATCCCCGGAATATTTCCACAGCCACAGCTGCCCAGAGTGACCTGAACTTCATCAATGACGAAGGAGACACTTTCCCCCTTCGGACGTATGGCATGTTCTCTGTGGACTTCAGAGATGAGGTCACCTCAGAGCCACTTAATGCTGGCAAAGTGAAGGTCCACCTCGACTCGACCCAGGTCAAGATGCCAGAGCACATATCCACAGTGAAACTCTGGTCACTCAATCCAGACACAGGGCTGTGGGAGGAGGAAGCTGATTTCAAATTTGAAAATCAAAAGAGGAACAAAAGAGAAGACAGAACCTTCCTGGTGGGCAACATGGAGATTCGTGAGAGGAGGCTCTTTAACCTGGATGTTCCTGAAAGCAGGCGGTGCTTTGTTAAGGTGAGGGCCTACCGGAGTGAGAGGTTCTTGCCTAGTGAGCAGATCCAGGGGGTTGTGATCTCCGTGATTAACCTGGAGCCGAGAACTGGCTTCTTGTCCAACCCTAGGGCCTGGGGCCGCTTTGACAGTGTCATCACAGGCCCCAATGGGGCCTGTGTGCCTGCCTTCTGTGATGACCAGTCCCCTGATGCCTACTCTGCCTATGTCTTGGCAAGCCTGGCTGGGGAGGAACTGCAAGCAGTGGAGTCTTCTCCTAAATTCAACCCAAATGCAATTGGCGTCCCTCAGCCCTATCTCAACAAGCTCAACTACCGTCGGACGGACCATGAGGATCCACGGGTTAAAAAGACAGCTTTCCAGATTAGCATGGCCAAGCCAAGGCCCAACTCAGCTGAGGAGAGCAATGGGCCCATCTATGCCTTTGAGAACCTCCGGGCATGTGAAGAGGCACCGCCCAGTGCAGCCCACTTCCGGTTCTACCAGATTGAGGGGGATCGATATGACTACAACACAGTCCCCTTCAACGAATATGACCCTATGAGCTGGACTGAAGACTATCTGGCATGGTGGCCAAAGCCGATGGAATTCAGGGCCTGCTATATCAAGGTGAAGATTGTGGGGCCACTGGAAGTGAATGTGCGATCCCGCAACATGGGGGGCACTCATCGGCGGACAGTGGGGAAGCTGTATGGAATCCGAGATGTGAGGAGCACTCGGGACAGGGACCAGCCCAATGTCTCAGCTGCCTGTCTGGAGTTCAAGTGCAGTGGGATGCTCTATGATCAGGACCGTGTGGACCGCACCCTGGTGAAGGTCATCCCCCAGGGCAGCTGCCGTCGAGCCAGTGTGAACCCCATGCTGCATGAGTACCTGGTCAACCACTTGCCACTTGCAGTCAACAACAACACCAGTGAGTACACCATGCTGGCACCCTTGGACCCACTGGGCCACAACTATGGTATCTACACTGTCACTGACCAGGACCCTCGCACGGCCAAGGAGATTGCGCTCGGCCGGTGCTTTGATGGCACATCCGATGGCTCCTCCAGAATCATGAAGAGCAATGTGGGAGTAGCCCTCACCTTCAACTGTGTAGAGAGGCAAGTAGGCCGCCAGAGTGCCTTCCAGTACCTCCAAAGCACCCCAGCCCAGTCCCCTGCTGCAGGCACTGTCCAAGGAAGAGTGCCCTCAAGGAGGCAGCAGCGAGCGAGCGGGGTGGCCAGCGCCAGCGTGGAGTGGTGGCCTCTCTGA